A stretch of Canis lupus familiaris isolate Mischka breed German Shepherd chromosome 11, alternate assembly UU_Cfam_GSD_1.0, whole genome shotgun sequence DNA encodes these proteins:
- the LOC106559486 gene encoding 60S ribosomal protein L37a-like, with product MAKCTKKVGIVGKYGTCYGASLRKMVKKIEISQHAKYTCSFCGKTKMKRQAVGIWHCGSCMKTVAGGAWTYNTTSAVTVKSAIRRLKELKDQ from the coding sequence ATGGCCAAATGCACTAAGAAGGTCGGAATCGTGGGTAAATATGGGACCTGTTACGGGGCTTCCCTCAGGAAGATGGTGAAGAAGATTGAGATTAGCCAGCACGCCAAGTACACCTGCTCCTTCTGTGGCAAAACCAAGATGAAAAGGCAAGCAGTGGGCATCTGGCACTGTGGCTCCTGCATGAAGACTGTAGCTGGTGGTGCCTGGACCTACAACACCACTTCTGCTGTCACAGTAAAGTCGGCTATCAGAAGACTGAAGGAGTTGAAAGACCAGTAG